Within the Myxococcota bacterium genome, the region ACCTCTGTCCGTGCGGCTCGCGGCGGCGCTTCAAGAAGTGCTGCATGCGCTCCGGCCGCTTCGACGGCACGCCGCGCAGCTACTACGTCCGCGACTGACTGCCCGGG harbors:
- a CDS encoding SEC-C metal-binding domain-containing protein — translated: MELVEKLGRNDLCPCGSRRRFKKCCMRSGRFDGTPRSYYVRD